CATCGGTGCACAATATTACTACTACGTCCAGTCCAAGGCTCGGATTGCCGTCGACGATCCCCTTGCTGATCCCCTTTCACGAGGCCGCATCATCTACAGCAGCCGGGTAATGGAACCGACGATCAACTGGATTAATCCGCCGCATTTTTCCCAGAACGATCTTGCCAGAATCCGTATCGTGCCCAATCCCTATAATATAAACGATCCGCTCCTGGTCAAACAGGGATGGACCGACCAGCGCGGTATCCAGTTCTACAATCTGCCCGGCAAGGTGACGATCAAGATCTTCACCGAATACGGTGACCTGGTCCAGACTATCGAACACAATAGCCCGGTCAGCGCCGGGTACGAGATCTGGGACATGATCACCCGCAACCAGCAGGTGATCAGCAGCGGCGTCTATATCGTCGTCTTTCAAAAACCCGACGGCGAGACCGCCTATCAAAAATTCATGGTTGTCCGGTGATCCGGAATGAGGAGAGTGTGCGCATGAGACCCGTCAAATTTATGTTGATCTTCTGGATTTTTCCGGCCCTGATGGTGGTGCAGGCCCAGGTGGGTCTGAAGAAAGTGGCCCAGAGCACGATGAACTTTCAGCAGGTCAGCCTTTCGGCCAAAGCCAGCGCCATCGGCGAGGCGTTTTGCGCCATCGGTTGCGGCGCCGAGGCCATCTTTTATAACCCGGCTGGCGTGGCCGAGTCCGGCAAACACATGGACCTTGAATTTTACGCCACCCGTTGGATCGCGGATATCAATTATATGGCCGGAGCTTTTGCCTGGGATATGGGACGTTTTGGCGCGGTCGGTCTCTCCCTGCTCAATGTCGATTATGGCGATATCTATACCACTGCGCTGCTCGACGCCTCCGAAAGCGCCCTCTATCCCGCGGGATACAAGGATACCGGGCTGGCGGACAATGCCGGCGCCTGGTCGATAGGTCTCAGCTACGGCCGGGCCATCAGCACCCGCTTCATGATCGCCGGGACCATGCGTCTT
The sequence above is a segment of the bacterium genome. Coding sequences within it:
- a CDS encoding PorV/PorQ family protein — translated: MRPVKFMLIFWIFPALMVVQAQVGLKKVAQSTMNFQQVSLSAKASAIGEAFCAIGCGAEAIFYNPAGVAESGKHMDLEFYATRWIADINYMAGAFAWDMGRFGAVGLSLLNVDYGDIYTTALLDASESALYPAGYKDTGLADNAGAWSIGLSYGRAISTRFMIAGTMRLAGQNLGTTAMASGLKENNATKLVFDAGVKYYTGIKSFRFGMAIRNFASNLKREEIREQLPLTFTMGAAMNLFDLILPGSVTGQQLTLAIDFVHPNNYTERVNAGLEYLFMNRMALRGGYQGNQDIASWSAGFGVCTSVGRSDLTVDYSWSFMNTFDDVSRFSLGVSF